The sequence GCTGGTTCGGGCTGATCACGCCGACGCCATTCGCCAGGCCGCTGCAGATATTGCTGCTGGCCAATGCTCTGTTCCTGCTGTGGCGGCTGGTGATGCGGGTTGTCTTCACAACCCGCCTTTACGGTCTGGAGCAGGGGTTGCTGGCGATACCGCGCATGATTACCGCCAATATCATTACCATCATGGCAGCGCGCCGGGCGATGATGATCTATTGCAAATTGCTGCTCGGTGGTCCGCTACGCTGGGACAAGACCGATCATGCCGTGCCGGAAGAGGTGCGGACGCCTGCCTATGACGTGCTGCGCGTGCGCGATACATGACATTGCATCGGCGTGCCACACCGGGAGAGCCGCTGCGCTTTCTGCTGATCGTGCTGTTGCTGTGGTGCGGCGGCCGCCTGATTGCCTATGGTGTCCCTCAGATGTTGCTGGCGCCTGCCGGTGAGGCGGGTAGCGCACCACCGGTAATAGAAGCACTGCGCGACGCGCTGGCCAGCGCTGCTGGCGACGCCGCCCCCCCGGCTCTCGAACCAGGGCAATCCGTACGGCGCGTCAATGGGCGTTCGGCTAATGCGCTTGTAATGGCGATGCACCCACAGAGCCGGGAAATCGCTCCGGCAGGACTGCCGCGAGCTATGCTGGCACAGCATCAGCTCTTATATTGGCGTCATGTGCGCCCGGCCTTTGTGCTGCGCACATATGACGCTTCTCCATTTACAGAGCCGGCGGTCCATGGTGCATATGACAAATTCCAGCTGCGTGAACCGGGTCAGCAAAGACTGTCTTCGGCTTCGCCAGGAAATGTGGATCGCCTGTCGCTCGACGCCTGGGGATTTGTGCGTCCGGGCAGTGCTGTCAGCCCGATCGGCGGTCGTGGCCAATATGGCGGCAGTCAGGCCGGTACGGTGTTGCGCTATCGGCTGGGTGACGGCAGTGCTTCGGCACCGACGTTGTTTGCCCGGGCCACGCGCGCCTTTTCCGGTCCATCCCAGGCAGAGCTCGCTATTGGCGCCAGCATCCGCCCGGTGAAGAAACTGCCACTGCGCGTCGCCGCCGAACAACGGCTGGCGCTCGATGACAGCGGTTTTTCCCGTCCTGCGTTCTATGCCTATACCGAAATGCCGCGGCTCGCGCTGCCACAAGGCGTGTCGCTTGACAGCTATGGCCAGGCCGGTGCGGTGGGTGTCGCGGATTCCGCCTGGTTTTTTGACCTGCAGCTGGTGGCGCAGAAGCAGGTTGCCCGTGACAAGCAGCGCGATCTGTCGCTCGGCGTCGGCTTGTGGAGTGGTGGTCAGGGCCCGATTGAAAGCGATGATGATAGCGGGTTGCAGATCGACCATGTGGTTCGGGTCGACATCGGGCCGGGGGCTGCCATTGGGTTTTCCGTGGCCGGACAGCCGGCGAGTGTTGCGCTCGACTGGCGCCAGCGTGTCGCCGGCAATGCCGATCCCGGATCGGGCCCGGCGCTGACGGTATCGACGCGTTTTTGAGAACAGACGATTTTACCCACGCTTGATGCGGTTATTGCCCTTCCGGTGGGCGTGCAAAAAGACTAGGTTCAGGCCAGTCATGGACGTCTATCTTCCCATCGCAAACCTTTCGGTCAACGCACTGGTCATTATCGGCCTGGGCGGTCTGGTCGGTCTGCTTTCGGGCATGTTCGGCGTCGGCGGGGGGTTTCTCACCACGCCGCTGCTGATCTTTTATGGCATACCACCGACAGTGGCCGCCGCATCCGCATCGACCCAGGTCACTGGCGCCAGCATTTCCGGGGTGATGGCGCATACCAAGCGCAAAGCGGTGGATTATCACATGGGGGCCATGCTTGCGGCGGGTGGCCTGGTGGGGACGCTTTTTGGCGCCTTGCTGTTCCGCTTTTTCGAATCGCTCGGCCAGATCGATATCATCATCAACCTCATCTATGTGCTGATGCTGGCCAGCATTGGCGGTCTTATGGCGCGAGAGAGCATCCAGACCATTCGCGCCATGCGCAGTGGTCAGCGGGTTGCGGTGCGCAAGCGTCGGCACCATCCACTGGTTGCCAGCCTGCCGCTGCGCTGGCGCTTCTATCGCTCGGGTCTCTATATCTCGCCGCTGGCACCGCTGCTGCTTGGCTTCATCACCGGCATTTTGACGATGCTGCTCGGCGTTGGCGGTGGCTTCGTGATGGTGCCGGCAATGCTCTATCTGCTCGGCATGGGCGCCCAGGTGGTGGTTGGCACCTCGCTTTACCAGATTCTCTTCGTCACCATTGCCGCGACTCTGGTACACAGTCTGACCACCAAGGCGGTCGATATCGTACTGGCTATCTTTCTGCTTGTGGGCAGTGTCAGCGGTGCCCAGATCGGTGCCCGTATTGCGCAACAGCTCAAGCCGGAATATCTGCGGCTGGTGCTGGCGGCGCTGGTGCTGATGGTGGCGTTCCGTCTCGCCCTTGGTCTGGGCTGGCGGCCGGATGAAATCTATTCGGTGGCGGTTCAGTGAGGCGGATAGCAACCCTGTTCCTTGGCCTTGCGAGCCTGATGCTGCTGACTGCAGCTGAGGAACCGGTGCTGGTGCCCGATGTTTCGCAGCGTACCATCAACATCCGCTATGGCTTCACCGGCGCTGAACTGTTGCTGTTCGGCGCCATTTCCTATCCCAGCGTCCGGCCGCCTGACGTCCAGACCGATATTGTTGTGGTGCTGCGCGGCCCGCCGCAATCGATCACCGTGCGCGAGAAACAGAAAATTGCCGGCATCTGGGTCAATGCCGCCAGCACCGAGTTTCGCTCGGCGCCTTCCTATTACGCTATCGCATCGTCACGACCGCTTGACGACATTGTCGATGACCGTACCGCGCTGATCTATGAATTCGGCCTCGACAAGCTCCAGCTTTCGCCGGCCAGCACCATCGACCCGGAGGAGCAGCGGCGTTTTGTCGACGGCCTGGTCGACCTCAACCGTCGCAACCAGCTGTTCGATGAACGCAATAACGGTGTCACCATAGAAAGTGGCCTGCTCTATCAGGCGCGGCTGCAAATCCCGTCAACCGTGGTCGAGGGCACCTATGAGGCAGAGACGTTTCTGGTGCAGGATGGCGTGGTAGTGGCCGCCGAGATCCGCGAGATCGAGGTCGGCAAGGTTGGCTTTGAGCGTTTTGTCGCAATTGTCGCCGACCGTTACAGCTGGATCTACGGCCTGGCGGCAGTGCTGGTCTCACTGCTTTTCGGTTGGGCTGCGGGCATGATTTTCCAGCGCATATAGTATTGATAACATTGATTTTACACAGTGTTATGGCGCCATATAAAAGGTTTGTTCACCATATTCCGCTAAAGCCGAACGCTATTGAAAAAGCAGGGATATGGACACAGCATGGCTGATATGGGACAGCATAATTTCGACCGTTTCCAACCGGCATCGGTGCGGGATATACCGCAGGAGATGGTCTCCCAGCGTAGCCTGGAAGAGCTTGCCATAGGCGAAGTGATCGAGATCAACGGATCCGGCAGCCAGGTGCTTATCGATTCCTCGCGTCTCGACTTTCTCAACGATGACCCTGACCCCAGTATTGCCATGGCCGGCCAGGTCGGCAGCCAGGTCAAGATCCGCCTCGGCAGTCGCTGGCTGCTGGCCAGTGTCCGTACCCAGCGCATGCACCAGCGCGAAGCTGGTCTGATCGTCGCCCAGATCGATTTTCTCGGCGAAGGCGATGAAGAGAAGCTGACCGGCAAAATCTATCATTTCCGTCGCGGTGTAACCCGCTATCCGGTGCCGGGTACCAAAATCTATGCCGCGACCAGCCATGATCTGAAACAGATTTACGCCGCCGATTCGCGTGCCAATGTCGAGATCGGCACAGTTTATCCGACCAAGGATACCCGCGGTGCGCTCTATGTCGATGCCATGCTGGGCAAGCATTTTGCCCTGCTCGGTTCGACTGGTACCGGTAAATCAACATCGGCGGCGCTGATCCTGCACCGCATCTGTGACATGGCACCCGAAGGCCATATTGTGATGGTCGATCCGCATGGCGAATATTCGGCGGCCTTCAAGACGAATGGCGCGCTTTACGATGTCAGCAATCTGGCCATGCCCTATTGGCTGATGAACTTTGAGGAGCATTGCGAGGTATTCGTCACCTCCGAAGGGCCGGATCGCCAGACCGATTGCGACATTCTGGCCCGGGCGCTGTTCGCGGCGCGGGCAAAGAACCGCATTGCTGAATCTATCGGCAAGCTGACGGTGGATTCACCGGTGCCCTATATGTTGTCGGACCTGCTCACCAACATTCAGGATGCGATGGGCAAACTCGACAAGTCGCACACCACCGCACCCTATATGCGGCTCAAAGGCAAG comes from Pseudomonadota bacterium and encodes:
- a CDS encoding sulfite exporter TauE/SafE family protein, giving the protein MDVYLPIANLSVNALVIIGLGGLVGLLSGMFGVGGGFLTTPLLIFYGIPPTVAAASASTQVTGASISGVMAHTKRKAVDYHMGAMLAAGGLVGTLFGALLFRFFESLGQIDIIINLIYVLMLASIGGLMARESIQTIRAMRSGQRVAVRKRRHHPLVASLPLRWRFYRSGLYISPLAPLLLGFITGILTMLLGVGGGFVMVPAMLYLLGMGAQVVVGTSLYQILFVTIAATLVHSLTTKAVDIVLAIFLLVGSVSGAQIGARIAQQLKPEYLRLVLAALVLMVAFRLALGLGWRPDEIYSVAVQ
- a CDS encoding TIGR02186 family protein; its protein translation is MLLTAAEEPVLVPDVSQRTINIRYGFTGAELLLFGAISYPSVRPPDVQTDIVVVLRGPPQSITVREKQKIAGIWVNAASTEFRSAPSYYAIASSRPLDDIVDDRTALIYEFGLDKLQLSPASTIDPEEQRRFVDGLVDLNRRNQLFDERNNGVTIESGLLYQARLQIPSTVVEGTYEAETFLVQDGVVVAAEIREIEVGKVGFERFVAIVADRYSWIYGLAAVLVSLLFGWAAGMIFQRI
- a CDS encoding DUF87 domain-containing protein, translated to MVSQRSLEELAIGEVIEINGSGSQVLIDSSRLDFLNDDPDPSIAMAGQVGSQVKIRLGSRWLLASVRTQRMHQREAGLIVAQIDFLGEGDEEKLTGKIYHFRRGVTRYPVPGTKIYAATSHDLKQIYAADSRANVEIGTVYPTKDTRGALYVDAMLGKHFALLGSTGTGKSTSAALILHRICDMAPEGHIVMVDPHGEYSAAFKTNGALYDVSNLAMPYWLMNFEEHCEVFVTSEGPDRQTDCDILARALFAARAKNRIAESIGKLTVDSPVPYMLSDLLTNIQDAMGKLDKSHTTAPYMRLKGKIEEIKADPRYAFMFSGMLVGDSMASFLSKIFRLPSEGKPISIIDVSGVPSEITSTVVAVLSRLVFDYAIWSRNEPQRPVLLVCEEAHRYIPASETEKSVVRDVLSRIAKEGRKYGVSLGLITQRPSDLAEGVLSQCGTIIAMRLNNDRDQAYVKAAMPEGARGFLDSIPALRNRECIICGEGVSIPIRVSFDNLEEERRPASEDPSFSELWNQTGGEEEIVDRVITRWRNQGR